Within the Gracilinema caldarium DSM 7334 genome, the region TTCAGTTCTCGGGGGTTTAAAAGACCATAGGATTTTGCACGTTTTGTGGCAACCCTGCCTCTGCTGGATTGCTGGGGATAGTAATGCCAGGAAAGGGCATCGAGGAATACAACGGATGGACTTTTGCAAAGGGCTCTTGTGATTGGGTATGGTTCACCGATAACAGGCCAAACCGCAGATGCGGGGCCGACTATGAGGCTGTCCGGCGTAAGACCTTTCACAAGATGTCCAAAACGGGCAAAGTCCCGGATATACTGGGCTGGTTTTACCCGATGTTTCCATCCATAAATAAAGGGAAATCCATTAATTTCATTTCCAAATTCCCAAGCAGCTACTTTATAGCCCTTTTTTGCGGTATAGGCTAAGAGTTTTTGTGCATTCGTTTCGATCCATTTTCCATCGGTATCCCGATCTGCCAGGCCTGCACTGATGGTAAACAGGAGTTCCATGCCAGTTTCATCAAGAAATTGATGAATGGTTTGCCAAAGTTCCTTGGTTAGCTGGTACTCATGACTTTGTTTTCTCTGTATATTGTCAGAAAGCAGGGGAGAATAGAGCTTTTGTATCAGTTTTTCACCGGGTTTATAGAAAAGCCGGTCCGCTTCGGTTCCCCCAATACGGATCATGGCGGGGCCGAGCTGTCGGGTAAAGTCGATAAGCCGGGGATTAAGCAGATCAAGGGCTTGTACTCTATCGGAAGCCACTCCCTGGTGCATTTTTTTTGAACTGCCCCACCAGTGCCCCCCGAGAATCAGGGAAATATCAATGGTATAGGATAAAAAGTGGGGATGTAAAAACCGTACAGGTTTGTCTATACTACGAGGAAGCTTAATGTGTATGATAGGCTGCTTTTGTTTCATCCCTATTACTATATGGAGAACTATAAATGAACTACCGTAAAATTGATACTCCTGAAAATTATGTTTTTGAAAATATCCCGGTGCAACTTACCCTGTCAGTTGCAGCGCCTGGGGTGTTCCGTCTCCAGGGTCGATCAGAACGGTGGCCCCATGGAAGCAGCAGTATGGCAGGGCTTTCCTGGCAGGCCCTCTCTGAGGATGCTTCAGAAGGAAGCCCTCAGGGTACGGGAGTCCCACAGACAGCGATAGACCGGGACTTAGCCGATTGTACCTGCACCGTGGATGACCGGGGGATTCTCAACCTTTCTCTGAAGGGTACGACCCTGCTTGCAGGCAAAGGCTTTGGTATCTGCGGCACTAAGTGGATACTTCGTTTTGTCTATGATGAAAAGACCAAATTTTTTGGTCTTGGCGGCAAAAATCTCGGCTTTGAACTTTCCGGTAAACGGACCCTCTTCTGGAATACGGACCTCTTTGCCGAGTTTGATTGGGCCGAAATCGCCGATTCCCGGGCGGATCCCCTGTATGCAAGCTTTCCTGTTCTCATAGGCAGGACCCCCGCCGATGAAGGCAGTCCGGCACAGACACCCCTCTGGTGGGCCATCGTTATGGATAATCCCTGGCCCGGTTTTATGAATATCGGCGCCGGCGAAGGCATATTTGCCGCCGGTTCGACACCTTTCCAGAAATACCTCTATCTGGGTGCCCATAACGGAGAACCCGACGTCTGGTTCTTCGCTGAAACCACGCCCCAGCGGCTGATACAGAAAATCCAAACCTTGCAGGGCCGCTTCGCCCTGCCGCCCCTCTGGGCCCTGGGCCACCACCAATGCCGCTGGGGCTACCGGTCCTCTGCTGACCTGAACCGCATTGCCGGGGAATACGAAAAGCGGCAGATTCCCAATGACGGCCTCTGGCTCGATATCGACTATATGGAGGGCTTCCGGGTATTCACCATCAATAAGGAGCATTTTAAGAAGCCCAGAGAAGAAATTGCTGCTCTTACTGACAGAGGATACCGGGTTGTTCCCATACTGGATCCGGGACTGCGGCGGGATGAAGCCTTTCATCAATATAAAGAAGCTAAGAACCGGGACATCCTCTGTAAAACCCCTGAAGGCCAGGACTATATCGGTTTTGTGTGGCCCGGTTATACGGTTTTCCCCGATTTTTCGCTGGAAGAGGCCCGCACTTGGTGGGCAGAACAGGTTACCGCCTTTACCGAATTCGGTTTTTCCGGCTATTGGATTGATATGAATGATCCTGCAACCGGTTCGGTTCCCCTGGAGGACATGCGGTTCCAGCGGGGCGAGCTGGACCATGGAGGTTTTCATAACCAGTACGCCCTGGGTATG harbors:
- a CDS encoding glycoside hydrolase family protein, which translates into the protein MKQKQPIIHIKLPRSIDKPVRFLHPHFLSYTIDISLILGGHWWGSSKKMHQGVASDRVQALDLLNPRLIDFTRQLGPAMIRIGGTEADRLFYKPGEKLIQKLYSPLLSDNIQRKQSHEYQLTKELWQTIHQFLDETGMELLFTISAGLADRDTDGKWIETNAQKLLAYTAKKGYKVAAWEFGNEINGFPFIYGWKHRVKPAQYIRDFARFGHLVKGLTPDSLIVGPASAVWPVIGEPYPITRALCKSPSVVFLDALSWHYYPQQSSRGRVATKRAKSYGLLNPRELNQILRWNTRMLNHIQRANTIRPLLQSTQNWVTETGHALYGGEPGLSDTFASALWWLDELGLLARHGVDRVFRQSLIGSNYGLLDETTLQLRPDYYASFLWERLMGNAVFVPRIISSTSSKLRLYVHRDEDMRTSLLLINIDRTHAARLEIDLTGYVPLHGVDQYLLQGQGGLLSPTVLLNGISLEEDFILRWGKKKTRKQYNIEQLSPSTEQATYQVPPLSVLFLVFQ
- a CDS encoding TIM-barrel domain-containing protein gives rise to the protein MNYRKIDTPENYVFENIPVQLTLSVAAPGVFRLQGRSERWPHGSSSMAGLSWQALSEDASEGSPQGTGVPQTAIDRDLADCTCTVDDRGILNLSLKGTTLLAGKGFGICGTKWILRFVYDEKTKFFGLGGKNLGFELSGKRTLFWNTDLFAEFDWAEIADSRADPLYASFPVLIGRTPADEGSPAQTPLWWAIVMDNPWPGFMNIGAGEGIFAAGSTPFQKYLYLGAHNGEPDVWFFAETTPQRLIQKIQTLQGRFALPPLWALGHHQCRWGYRSSADLNRIAGEYEKRQIPNDGLWLDIDYMEGFRVFTINKEHFKKPREEIAALTDRGYRVVPILDPGLRRDEAFHQYKEAKNRDILCKTPEGQDYIGFVWPGYTVFPDFSLEEARTWWAEQVTAFTEFGFSGYWIDMNDPATGSVPLEDMRFQRGELDHGGFHNQYALGMAMATRQGLEQARPQKRPFIISRSAYLGMAKYSGMWTGDNVSNKTHLAKSLPFSLNLSVSGMPFNGPDVPGFAGDADARLMECWYKAGFLFPFLRNHNVAGAKDQEPWTRGPATEKVVAEYIRSRYKLLPYIYQLWIAQEERGEPVLRPLWYHWPEADWTCSCDNEYLLGPALLHAPVLDPGQTKREVQLPEGTWYDWNRGRFLTGDRTLRVRTSRLETPLYFKSGSVIPLLPGIRTTNEKDLRRVDFLFILSEGETGSYRYCTDDGETLAYREGQRSELELRYHLTDGVLHLEAAVTNAAYGPINYRIMVPCVSGVRIVEVNGKELPLVREKLRFAGRENRVKTSEILLA